ATCGAGCAGGGGCTTCAGGACTGGTGTATCACCCGCGACATGGACTGGGGGATCGACTACCCCGGCGACGACGGGGAGCAGGACCTCGTCTTATACGTCTGGGTCGACGCGCCGATCGAGTACATCGCCTCGACGAAGCAGTATTCCGAGCGCGTCGGGTCCGACGCGTTCGACTGGGAGACCGCCTGGAAGGAGGGCGCGAGCGACGAGTTCCCCGAGGGCGGGGAGATCGTCCACGTGATCGGCCGCGACATCATCCAGCACCACACGATCTTCTGGCCCGCGATGCTGGAGGCGACCGACCACGCGGAGCCGCGCGCGGTGATGGCCAGCGGCTTCGTCACGCTCGACGGGAAGGGGTTCTCGACGAGCCGGGACCGCGCGGTCTGGGCGGACGAGTACCTCGACGAGGGGTTCCACCCCGACCCGCTGCGCTACTACCTCGCGACCAACGGCGGGTTCCAGCAGGACGTGGACTTCTCGTGGGAGAAGTTCGCCGAGCGCGTCAACACCGAACTGGTGGGGACCGTCGGCAACTTCCTCTACCGCTCCCTGCTGTTCGCCCACCGGAACTACGAGGACGGGCCCGACGCCGACGCCCTCAGCGAAGACGTGGCGGCGCGGATCGACGAGGCGGTCGAGGACGTGACCGCCGCGGTCAACGACTACTCCGTCCGCGCGCTCGGCGACGCCGTCACCGACCTCGCCCGCTTCGGCAACGAGTACATCCAGCGCAACGAGCCGTGGAAGCTCGTCGACGAGGAGCCCGACGAGGCCGAGCGGGTCATCTACGACTGCGTCGCGCTCGCGAAGGCCATCGCGGTCCTCTTCGAGCCGCTGGCCCCCGAGAAGAGCGAGCGGCTCTGGGATCAGCTCGGCGAGCCCGGATCCGTCCACGACGCGACGGTCGAGGCGGCCGGCGAGGCCCCCGCGGGGGACCTGAGCGAGCCGACCGAGCTGTTCGAACAGATCGAAGACGAGCGCGTCGAGGCGCTCAACGAGAAGCTCGACGCCCGCGTCGCCGAGTCGGAGAGCGACGACGGCGGCGACGCCGGGAATGACGACGACGGCGGCGACGACGGCAGCGACGCGAACACCGAAGACACCGACATGAGCGACATCGAACCCCTCAGCGACGACCGCATCAGCTTCGACGAGTTCCAGGAACTGGACATCCGGGTCGGCCGGATCGAGGAGGCGGACGGGATCGACGGGGCCGACGACCTCGTGAAGCTCACCGTCGACCTCGGCGCGGAGACCCGGACGATCGTCGCGGGGCTCAAGCAGCTCCACGACGTCGACGACCTGCCTGACACGAAGGTGATCGTCCTCGCGAACATGGAGAAGGCGGAGCTGTTCGGCGTCGAGTCGAACGGGATGGTGCTGGCCGCCGGCGAGGGGGCCGACCTCCTCACCACCTACGAGGACGCCGGGCCGGGGACGAAGGTGAAGTGAGGCCGCGGTCCGTCGCGGCGCGGTCGGTCGTGGCGCGGTTTCTCGAAGTTTTATCCGACTGACGTTTGAAGCGGAGACTGGCATGTCCCTCCTTCCCCGCTGGTTCGAGACGCTGTCGTTTCAGGCGCAGGTGATCCTCCTCGCGGTCGTGTTCGACCCGATCGGGTTCGGCGCGGGCTACCTGCTCGCGCCCGAGTTCGGCCTCGAACCGATCGTGGGCGGCGCGTACGGACTGGTCGCCGCGAACCTCCCGCTGTCGATGCTGGTGATGCGCGAGGCGGGCGGCCGGTAGCCGCCGCGGAGTCCCGGAGCGGTCGGCCGTCTCAGGCGTCCAGCACTTCGATCAGGTTCCCCTCCGGGTCCCTGACGAACAGGACCGTCGTCCCGCTCGACGTGGTGCGGGGCGGCGAGAGCGTCTCCACGTCGTCGGAGAGTCCCTCGTAGAACGCCTCGACGTCGTCGACGGAGAGTCCGAGGTGGGTCGCGCTCGGGCGATTCAGTTCGGGGTCCGCGCCTGCCTCGCCCGCCGGCTCGTAGGCGACGAGTTCGACGATCGCGTCGTCGGCGTCGAGGTGGGCGAACTCGGCGGACGCGCCCTCGACGGCGACCGCCTCGGCGAAGGCGTCGCCGCCGACGGAGAACTCGGCGACGACGTCGAGGTCGAACGTTTCGGCGTAGAAGTCGACGGCACGGTCGAGGTCGGCGACGGTGACCCCGACGTGGTGCGCGGTTGGGTCTGACACGTCGGATCGGTCGCGGACCGAAGGAAAAACCGTGTCGACGAGCGTCGGGTGTGGTGGGGAACGGCGCAGTCTAAACCAGCCGGGTGCGGTGGCGCGTGCCGGCGAGCGCCCGAAGGGCGCGAGTCGCACGCGCGAGGGAGTCGGCGGCGACCATCGGGAGCCGCCGACGAGGCTGGGGAGGCGTGAGGCTGCGGTTGTGGGGCGGGGCTTCGGAGGTGTCGGTCACGACGCCAGTTTCGTAGTAGTTGATGGCGAGGGATCCGACACCTTCCATGTCGGGTACGCCTGAATCAAATTCGAAAACGTATCGGACCGAAACGACCATTCCGCGCCCGCACTACCTTCGCGTATGCACGTGGTCGTCAACGCGGCCCAGAGCGTCGACGGGAAGCTCGCCACCCGCCGCCGGGAACAGCTCCGGATCTCGGGGTCGGAGGACTTCGACCGGGTCGACCGGGTCAGGGCGGCCGCGGACGCGGTCCTCGTCGGGGTCGGGACCGTCCTCGCGGACGACCCGCACCTCACGCTCGACGAGGAGGACCGCCGCGTCGAACGCCTGCGGGCCGGGCGGTCCGGGGACCCCGCCCGCGTCGTGGTCGACTCGACCGGCCGGACGCCGACCGACGCCCGGATCTTGGACGACGCGGCGACGACGTACCTGCTCGTCTCGGAGGCGACCGACCGGGAGCGACGGGAGGCGCTCGCCGACGCGGGCGCGGAGGTGATCATCGCCGGGGAGGAGCGCGTCGACGTCGCGGTCGGGGTCGAGCGGCTCGCGGACCGCGGCGTCGACCGGCTGATGGTCGAGGGGGGCGGCGAGGTGATCTTCTCGTGTTTCGAGGCCGGGGTGGTCGACGAGCTCCACGTCTACGTCGGCTCGCTCGTGATCGGCGGCCGCGACGCGCCCACGCTGGCGGACGGGACGGGGTTCACCGAGGCGTTCCCCGACCTGACGCTCGCGGACGTGGAGCGGCTCGACGACGGGGTCGTCCTCTCGTACGACGTCGTGGACGGCGACGGCTCGTAGCGGGATCTCCCGCCCTCCGTTTGCGGATCGTGTGAACCGTGCCCACGAAATCCGACGGTACACGGTCCGTGACAGCGATGTACACGAAAATCACCGAAGTATTTATGTATCGCCCGGGGGTAGTTGCGGGTACCAGAACGCCTCTGGCGCTGGTGGAATCGCACACTGAAATGAACGGGAGTTCTTGCAGACGGCCCGACGCACCACAGCGAGCGGTCGCTATCGCCGGAGCGGTGATGGAGAGATAACAAATGGTAACGAAAGAAGAAGTCATCGAGCAGTACGACGTGGAACCGATGGACGAGGCGGACAACGTGGACCTTTCTGAGGACGACTTGGACAACGGCTCCAAGGGGCAGCTCATCAAGCGCGCCGGTCAGCTGCGAGACCGACGCAACGAGCTGAACCAGATGGCCTCCGAGCGCGCCTCCAAGCGCGACGACCTCAACGCGAAGACGCGCGAGAAGGTCGACGAGGCCCAGGAGCACCGCGAGAGCCGCGACGAGCTCAACGAGCAGGTCCAGGAGCACAAGGACAAGCGCAACGAGCTCAACGCCGAGGCCAACGAGCTGTTCGACGAGGTCGAGGAGCTCAAACAGGACCTCGAACTCGGCTCCGGCAAGTCCATCGAGGAGCTCGAAGAGGAGATCGAGGACTTAGAGTTCCGTCAGCAGACGGAGGTCCTCGACGCGGAGGACGAGCGCGAGCTGATCGAGAAGATCGACGACAAACGCGAGAAGCTCGCCGAGAAGAAGGAGAAGGTCGACGACACGAGCGAGCTCGACGAGCTCGTCGAGGAGGCCGAGGAGGTCCGCTCCGAGGCGTCCCAGCACCACCAGAAGGTGACGGAGCTCGCCGACAAGGCCCAGGAGCACCACAACCAGATGATCGAGGCCTACCGCGAGGCCGACGACATCCGCGACGAGGCCGACGAGATGCACGAGCTCTTCGTCGAGGCCCAGGAGGCGGCCGACCGCCACCACGAGGACTTCGTCCGCGTCCAGAAGCGCCTGCGCGAGCTCGACAAGAAGGAGGAGGAGGAGCGCCAGGACGAGCGCGCCGAGAAGCGCGAGGAAGAGAAGGAGGAGGCCGAGGAGATCTATCAGAAGTTCAAGGAGGGCGAGACGCTCGACACCGAGGACCTGATGAAGCTCCAGAAGACCGGCCTCCTGTAAGCCGGCGACTCCAGCGGTTCCGACGCGGTTTTCTGCGGTTTTCTTCCAACGACCAGCGCCGCGGCCGGCGGCTCCTCGGCCTCGACCGCAGCGGCCGGGCGGCGCACCGGCCACGGCTTATAAGCGCGTGCGACGCCAACCGCCGGTATGGACGACGCGCCGACGAACGGACGGAAGGGGTTGCTCGCGGCCGCCGCGGTGGGCGCGGCGACGACGATCGCGGGCCGCGCGGCCCTCGCGCGGCTCACCGGCGGGCGGTTCGGTGACGCCGAGACGTACAACACCGCAAAGGTGACCGTGTCGGGCCCGATCCGGCGGAATCAGGGCCGTCCCTCGCCGCTTTCGGGACCGGGCGGCGCGACCGCGGACGACGTGGTCGAACAGATCGAGGCGGCCGACGAGGACGACGACGTCGAGGCGCTACTCTTAGAACTCAACACGCCGGGCGGCGAGGTCGTCCCGAGCGACGACATCCGGCGGGCCGCCGCCGGCTTCGACGGGCCGACGGTCGCGTACGCGACCGACACCTGCGCCTCCGGCGGCTACTGGATCGCGAGCGGCTGCGACGAGCTGTGGGCGCGCGAGGCGAGCCTCGTCGGCTCCATCGGCGTCGTCGGCTCGCGCCCGAACGCGAAGGGGCTGGCGGACAAGCTCGGAATCAGCTACGAGCAGTTCACGGCCGGCGAGTACAAGGACGCCGGCGTCCCGCTGAAGCAGATCGAGGAGGACGAGCGGGAGTACCTCCAGGGGATCATCGACGGCTACTACGAGCAGTTCGTCGAGACCGTCAGCGAGGGCCGCGACATGGACCCCGACGAGATCCGAGACACCGAGGCCCGCGTGTACCTCGGCGAGGACGCCGCCGAGATGGGGCTCGTCGACGAGCTCGGCACCGAGGACGACGTCGAGGGGCGGCTCGCCGAGCTGATCGGCGCGAAGCCGGAGGTGCGCGAGTTCACCCCGGAGCGGGGGCTGGCCGAGCGGCTCGGCATCGGCGCGGAGCGCGTCGCGTTCGCGGCCGGGAGCGGCGTCGCGAGCGTGTTCGGCGGCGACGGCGGCGACATCGACGTGGAGTTGCGATAGCGGCCGCGAGAGCGTCCGCGGGGACCGAAGCGCGCGCGGCGGCCGACGGGGAGGATTTTTGTCCGGCCGCGGTGTGAGACGACACGTGACGACGCTGGTCATCTGCGTCGACCGCTCGGGGGCGATCGGTCGCGCCACCAACGTCCCGATGCCGGTCGCGGGCTGGGAGGCCGTCCGCTCGCTGGTGACGGACGCCGGGCTGGACGACCCCGAGGACGCCAGCGTGAACTGCCTGCTGGAGTCGCTGCGGGTCGCGCGCGACCTCCGGGACGAGCGCGAGGAGTCGGTCGTCGCGGTCGTCTCCGCCGAGAGCGACACCCCGGTCGGGGCCGACCGGTCGATCGCGGCCCAGCTCGACGACCTCGTGGAGCGGTACGACCCCCGGGCCGCGATCGTCGTGGTCGACTCCGCGGAGGACGAGCGCGTCCTCCCGGTCGTGGAGTCGCGGGTCCCGGTCGACTCGGTCGACCGCGTCGTCGTCCGGCAGGCCCGCGACATCGAGTCCACCTACTACCTGCTCAAGCAGTTCCTCGCCGACGAGCAGCTCCGGTCGACGGTGTTGGTCCCGATCGGCGTCGCGCTACTCCTGCTGCCGGTGCTGTTCGCCCGGTTCTCCGCCGGGGAGGCGGTCGCGGGCGTCGCCGGCCTGCTCGGCGCGGCGCTGCTCTACAAGGGGCTGGCGATCGACCGGCGCGTGGCGGGGATGCCCGAACGCGTGCGCGAGGCGCTGTACGCCGGGCAGGTGTCGGTCGTGACGTACGTGGTCGCCGGCGGGCTGGCGCTGGTCGGCGGCTTCTTCGGCGTCCTCGCCGCGTCGGAGCTGGACGCCGGGTCGCCCCGGCTCGTCGAGGCCGTAGAGTTCGCCTTCGCGGCGGTGCCGTGGTTCGCGGTCGCCGGCGTGACCGCGGCCGTGGGGCGACTGCTCGACGAGCTGATCCGCGACGAGGGGATCCGGACGCCGTATCTCAACCTCCCGTTCGTCATCGCGGCGGTCGCCTTAGTCGTCCGCGGCTTCGCCGGCTACTTCCTCGCGCAGGAGGCGGTCCGGGACCCCCTGTCCGTCTACGGGATGGCGATGACCCCGGTCCAACAGCTCGCGGCGTTCATCGTGAGCGGCATCGTCGTGTCGCTCGTCGGCGTCAAGGTCGCCAGCGATGTCGGCACGGAGACCCTCGAAGACGTCATCGACGCGGAGCGGGAGGCGGACGGCCGACGGGAGTGAGGAGCCGACGAGACCGGAGCGGCAGATCCCGCGGCCGACCGACCCCCTTTTGTCGGTCGCGCCCGCGTCGGCGGGCATGGACGTGTACGGACTGATCGGAAACCCGGTCGGCCACTCGCTGTCGCCGCCGATGCACGAGGCGGGCTACGAGGCGCTCGGACTCGACGCGCGGTACGTGACCTTCGAACCCGACGCCGACGCCGCGGCCGGAGCCATCGCGGGCGCGGCCGACCTCGGCGTCGCCGGCCTCAACGTCACGGTGCCGTTCAAGCGCGACGCGCTCGACGCGGTCGACCCCGCCCCGCTCGCCGAGCGCATCGGCGCGGTCAACACGGTCGACTACGGCCCGGTCCGCAAGGGCGACGCCGACCGCCCGCGCGGCCACAACACCGACGCGGCCGGGGTGACCCGGGCGCTCGAACACCACGACGTGACGATCGACGGTCGCGACGCGCTCGTGGTGGGCGCGGGCGGGGCGGGGCGGGCGGCCGCGTTCGCGCTGGCGGACGCGGGCGCGGCGGTCCACGTCGCGAACCGCACCGCCGGACGGGCGGTCGAACTCGCGGAGGCGGTCCCGGGCGCGACCGGCGGCGGGCTCGACGACCTCGCCGACCGCGTCGCGGCCGCCGACCTGCTCGTCAACGCGACGAGCGTGGGGATGGAGTCGCCCGAGGAGACGCCGGTCCCCGCGGAGCACCTCCACGGCGACCTCGCGGTGCTAGACGCGGTGTACGCCCCGATCGAGACGCGCCTGCTCCGGGAGGCGGCCGACGCGGGCGCGACGACGGTCGACGGCGCATGGATGCTACTGTTCCAGGGGGTCGAGGCGTTCGAGATCTGGACCGACGAGGACGCACCGGTCGAGGCGATGAACGCGGCGCTGCGAGCGGAACTGGAGTGATCGGCGGGGCTTTATTTATAAACAGACGACGCGGTGGCGCGTGCCGACGAGCGCCGCACCGCGGCGCGAGTCGCACGCGCGAGGTCGTCGGGCTTCGCCCGACTGCCCGTGGCGCGTCGCGCCACGCTGTCGCCGGCGCGTAGCGCCGGCTGTCACCGGGCTAAGCCCGGTTGCCCGAGGGACCGTGTCCCTCGCTGCCAGAGAATCTTCGATTCTCGCTGGAGTCGGCCGGCCGGAGCGACGCGGAGGCCGGCCGACGAGGCTGGGGAGGCGTGAGGATGGTTGCGGTGCGGGGCGGGACTCGAAGCCGCAGTCGTAGCAGAGTCAGTCACGTACAGCCAAGCGACCGGGGCTTCGGAGATGCCCGCCGCCTCCCTCCTGTCAGCTATTTATAATTGATAAGCGACGATCCGAGCCGAGATTTATTAGATCATCGTCGGGCTGGCGAGCAGCCCGGCGGTGACGATCAGCCCGACCGAGACCGCCGACGCGCCGTAGAGGAAGGGCTTGGCGTCGCGGGCCGGCTCGCGGAGCTTCCCCGCGTCGAGTCCGTCCGCCAGCTTCGAGCCGGCGACCTCGACGAGGCCGGTGCCGACGAACCACAGCCCCAGCATCGTCAACACGAGGTGGCCCCGGGGCGTGCCGGTCAGCGCCTCGAACGTGTACAGGGTGCCGGCCATGTGGCCGCCGGAGAGGACGAACGCGACCGCGGCGATCCGGGTGATCCACCGCAGGCGACCGACGACCGAGCCGAGCGCGTCGCTACCGACGTCGCCGCGGAGCGCGGGCGGGAGTACCGCGAGGGTGACGAACAACACGCTGCCGACCCAGAGGATCGCGAAGCCGACGTGGACCGACCACATGACGGGGTTGATGACGTCCATACCACCGGGACGACGCGACCGTACTTATAAACCGGCGAGACGGGACGACGGGCGCTTGCGTCGGAGACGGTTTTTAAATATCTCGCACGTGTAGCCGTCGGCAATGGCCCTACTTCAGAAGCTCAAAGAGAAGCTCGGATTCGGGAGCGGCTCCGCCGACCGGGAGTCGGCCGAGACCGAAGTGACCGTCGAGCGCGAGTCGGAACCGGCCGCCGACGCGGCCGCCTCCGAGAGCGACGACGGCGCGGACGACGCCGAGACCGGCGACGCCGGGACCGACGAAGCGGAGCCGGTCGCCGCGGGGACGGAGGCCGCCGCCTCGACCGAGTCGCTCGTCGACGATGAGGCCGCGGCCGACGACGCGGCCGACGACGCCGAGAGCGCGACCGGCGACGGGGTGGCCGAGCCGGCGGAGGCCGCGGGCGACGAGGGCGACGACGTCGCGGTCGACGGCGACGACCGCGGGCCGAGCGTCGAGGAGATCAAGGGCATCGGGCCGGCGTACGCGGAGCGGCTCGCGTCCATCGGGATCGAGACGGTCGACGAGCTCGCGGGCGCGGACGCCGCGGACGTGGCCGAGGGGGCGAGCGTCGGCGAGAAGCGCGCCGCGACGTGGATCGACCGCGCGAGCGAGTTCTGAGGCCGGGCGGTTTCGACGACCGCAACTGTTTCACCGCCCCCGCCGAAGGGGGGCACATGAGGCGAACGGCACACACCGACCGGGACCGATTCCACGCGGTCGCCGCCGCGGCTCCGGCCGGCGCGCGGGTCCCGGTCGAGCTCCGGGTCGCCGTCGACGACCCCTTCTCGGCGTACCGGCGGGCGCGGGACGGTCCCGGCGGCGTGTTCTACGAGACGACCGGCGGCCAGTCCGGCTGGGGGTACTTCGGCGTCGACCCGGTCGAGCGGCTGACCGTCTCCGGCGACGCGGTCGCGCTCGGCGGCGGGGCCGAGAGATCGGGGCCGGACGAGCGCGACGACGCGGATTCCACGGGCGACTACCGCCGTCCGTCACCGTCGCTCGCCGCGCTGGAGGGCGTCCTCGACGGCGAGACGCTGGCGCGCGGCGACTGCGAGGTCCCGTATCCCTGCGGCGCGTTCGGCTGGCTCTCCTACGACGCCGCCCGCGAGTTGGAGGACTTCCCGGCCGCCGCGTCGGAGGGGCCGGGCGCGGTCGACGACCGGGGCCTCCCGCGGCTTCGGGCGGCGCTCTTCGACCGGATCGCTGCGTGGGAGTGTCCGACGGAGAGCGGCGGCGACGGACGGCGCGACGCGGGCGCGAACGCCGAGGGCGCGACCGTCACGCTCCGCGTGACCGCCTGTCCCCGCGTTCCGGAGGGGCTCGACGACCCGGACGCCGACCGCGACGCGCTCGACGCGCTGTTCGACGAGGGGGCCGAGCGGGCGGCGGACCTGATACGCCGGATCGAGACGGGCGACCCCGAGGCGGAGCGGCCGCCCGACCCGACCGCGGAGCGCGCGACCTTCGAGAGCGACGTGGGTCGGGAGGGGTACGCCGACGCGGTGCGGCGCGTCAAGGAGTACGTCCGCGAGGGCGACACGTTTCAGGCGAACGTCTCCCAGCGCCTGACCGCGCCGGCCGCGGTCCATCCGGTCGACGCCTACGACGCGCTCCGGGAAGTGAACCCCGCGCCGTACTCCGGGCTGATCGAGTTCGGCGGGAGCGGTGACGGTGAGACCGGGGCCGACGGAGCCGCGGCCGACGGGACGAACCGCCCGAGCGGCACCGACCTCGTGAGCGCGAGCCCGGAACTGCTCTTACACCGGGAGCCGACCGACGACCCCGAGCGCGGCGCGCGCCTCGTCACGGAGCCCATCGCCGGGACGCGCCCGCGGGGGGACAGCGACGAGGCCGACGCCGCGCTCGAAGGGGAGCTGACAGGCGACGCGAAGGAGCGCGCCGAGCACGCGATGCTGGTCGACTTAGAGCGCAACGACCTCGGCAAGGTGTCGCGGTTCGGCACGGTCGACGTGAGCGAGTACCGCCGCGTCGACCGCTACAGCGAGGTGATGCACCTCGTGAGCCTGATCGAGGGGGAGGCGCGGAGCGACGTGGGGCTCGCGGACGCCGTCGCCGCCTGCTTCCCCGGCGGGACGATCACCGGCGCGCCCAAGCCGCGGACGATGGAGATAATCGACGAACTGGAGCCGACGCGCCGGGGGCCGTACACCGGGTCGATGTTCGCGGCCGGGTTCGACGGGCGCGCGACGCTCAACATCGTCATCCGCACGCTCGTCCGCCACGCGACCGAGTACCACCTCCGAGTCGGGGCGGGGATCGTCCACGACTCCGACCCCGACGCCGAGTACGAGGAGACGCTCGCGAAGGCGCGCGCGCTGGTGAGCGCCGTCGACGAGGCGCTCGCGACCGGCGGGATGGCGGTCGACGAGACGAGGGGCGATGCGGCCGCCGAAGAGGCACCCGACGGGACGACCGAGGGGGCGGTCGAGCGATGACGGACAGGGACGCGGCGGCGACCGTCGGATCGGACGACGGCTGGCGACCGGGCGCGGGCGAGACCGACGCGCGGGTCCTCGTCGTCGACAACTACGACTCGTTCGCGTACAACCTCGTCCAGTACGTCGGGGAGGTCGCGGGCGCGGTGACGGTCCGGCGCAACGACGCGGTCGACCTCGACGGGATCCGCGCGCTCGACCCGGACGGCGTCGTCGTCTCCCCGGGCCCCGGCACCCCGGCCGAGGCCGGCGTCTCGACCGGGGTCTTCGAACTCGATCGCCCCGTGTTCGGCGTCTGTCTCGGCCATCAGGCGCTGTGCGCGAGCGGCGGGAGCCGCGTCGGCCACGCGCCCGAGGTCGTCCACGGGAAGCCGTCGACGATCACCCACGACGGCGAGGGCGTCTTCGCCGGCCTCCCCGACCGGCTCCGCGTCGGGCGGTACCACTCGCTGTGCGTCGAGCGCGAGGACCTGCCCGACGAACTGGTCGAGACCGCCCGCACCGAGGACGAGCGCGAAGTGGTGATGGGCGTGCGCCACCGCGAGAAGCCGCACGTCGGCGTCCAGTTCCACCCGGAGAGCATCCTCACCCCGCGCGGGAAGCGGCTGGTGCGGAACTTCGTGGCGGGGTGCGAGCAATGAGCGACCGATCCGCGCCGACCGGGGGCGACGACCTGCGCTATCACGTCGACGGCGACCTCGTCCCCGCCGAGGAGGCGACCGTCTCGGTCGAGGACCGCGGGTTCGCCTACGGCGACGCCGCCTTCGAGACGATGCGCGCGTACGGCGGCGACCCCTTCCGCTGGGAGGCGCACGCCGACCGGCTCCGCGACACCTGCGAGACACTCGGGCTGGATCACGGCATCGCCGACGCGGAGTTGCGACGGCGGGTCGACGAGACGCTGGCCGCGAACGACCTCGCGGACGCGTACCTGAAACTCTCGGTCACGCGGGGGGTCCAGCCCGGGACGCTCGACCCGAAACCGGAGGTCGACCCGACCGTCGTCGTGATCGCGAAGCCGCTCCCGCGCGGCGGGGTCGGGAGCGAGCCGGTCCACGACGGGCCGGCCGCGGTCCAGACGACGAAGACCCGCAAGGCCGACGACCGCGCGATCCCGGCCGCCGCCAAGACGCACAACTACCTCAACGGAATCCTAGCCCGGCTGGAGCTCCGCGTGACCGGCGCGGACGAGGCCCTGATGCTCGACCCGGACG
This genomic stretch from Halorubrum hochsteinianum harbors:
- a CDS encoding aminotransferase class IV, encoding MSDRSAPTGGDDLRYHVDGDLVPAEEATVSVEDRGFAYGDAAFETMRAYGGDPFRWEAHADRLRDTCETLGLDHGIADAELRRRVDETLAANDLADAYLKLSVTRGVQPGTLDPKPEVDPTVVVIAKPLPRGGVGSEPVHDGPAAVQTTKTRKADDRAIPAAAKTHNYLNGILARLELRVTGADEALMLDPDGRVAEGATSNLFFADGAALRTPSLDGPVLPGVTRATVIEVAEDEGIPVEEGTYTPDAVRSADEVFLTNSTWEVRPVATVDGIAVDGDGEGVAGPLTTLISRLFDRRIEEAHYDGERL
- a CDS encoding anthranilate synthase component II, with translation MTDRDAAATVGSDDGWRPGAGETDARVLVVDNYDSFAYNLVQYVGEVAGAVTVRRNDAVDLDGIRALDPDGVVVSPGPGTPAEAGVSTGVFELDRPVFGVCLGHQALCASGGSRVGHAPEVVHGKPSTITHDGEGVFAGLPDRLRVGRYHSLCVEREDLPDELVETARTEDEREVVMGVRHREKPHVGVQFHPESILTPRGKRLVRNFVAGCEQ